In Glycine max cultivar Williams 82 chromosome 10, Glycine_max_v4.0, whole genome shotgun sequence, the DNA window TGAATAAAGAGGTTCCATTGAGGAAGAACCATGAAGCCACCGGTTACGTTGTTAGCTGGTTATCTGTTTCATAACAGATCCTAAGAAGAGTACATAGATCAGAAATCACCTACGAATTCAGATTTCTCTGCGTTTGTTTGATAAATCAttatggatccaggtattcctaaaactcttcttgataatctaacgtaatgtgTTCTTGGtggttatattaatattttataaggatcccctaaaatatcaacaagtggtatcagagccgtCATTACTCTTAGATTATTGGgatttaaagttatttgattCCAATTATACTTGGATTGCTTTGGTTATATGAacccaattttttttggaacaacACATTAATTGTTGGTAAATTGtatatttgattcaaatttaggtgtattttgtttttttggcatCGTTGTTTGGATTTGTGAATGACTTCTCTTCATGGCTattgttcataatatatataaggaAGTTTTTTGCGCatgcaatttttgttttttttttatttgttaaaaaaaaggggAGGGGGAAATTTATATAAGGGAgtacataataaaaatgaaaatgtctAGTCATCAAAACTGAAAGCATTTAAGCTAGAGCTTGGTGAAGACCTGCTCATGCATTTAGTTTTGATCTCACTTCCTACACACtttgggcaattcaaagtgagTTATAACACTCAGAAGGACAAATGGTCCATCAATGAGCTTATATCTCATTGTGTGCAAAAGGATGAGAGGCTGCAAAAAGACAAATATGAAAGTACTCATTTAAGCTTGACctctcataataaaaaaaaaaaggagaactaAGAGTGCTctcaacaaaagaaacaaaagaattatgCAATATTTACTTGGggtattttaagtataaatcaatgatagcattaaatataatttaaggatATGATATTTACTTAtcgtaattaatgttttatatttttttgctatcatgattgatgttaatttaacaGTAACAGATCATTCCCATTTATATGCATATCtagtgattttttaattaaattgattgacatGATATATTGTCAAAGTAATCTCTattgtgaaaattgatttgattaaaattacatagatttttgtataaaattatttatacgaATTGTGTTtggcccaaaggaagacacaatttggccaaataatattttgtatgtgtgatgataaatgtgtgacaattataagatgttttcatgtgaataatagtCGATTCAAAGAAAGACTATTATTTGATAGAATTTATtatcaatatttgatcattgcatTGAAATTACCAATTACAATTAATTTCTCTAGGAATTAATGTTGTGTTGGGTATCTTATCATGGGTCTGTTTCGTAAAATatttgcatgttcttttatgtatatttttatataactaaattatatgtgaaagttgtgtaattttaagacctcctatttattatattaaattgtcttgtattttttggataaattgattgaaacaacatgttGCCAATGTAACCTCTATTGCGtaagttgatttgattgaatttacatgaATGTTGCATGAAATTATTCATGTGAATTGTGCTCGGCCCAAAGGAAGGCACAATTTGGCACAATAATTACATGCTTGCAATGATAAACATGTGATGATTATAAATAGTATgattttccatgtgaataatgaaattttcaaagacaatcattatttgactggagtaatcatcatataagttttccATGTGAGAAATGGAGTATCCAAagacaacctttgtttgacaggACTTATCACTAATGTTTGATCAATGCGTTAAGAGTACCGCTTGCAAttagtctttttcaatccaaagattgagAATTAATGGTGCGCTAGTTATCTTGTTTGGAtcttgaaatttaccataaagattatttgtgcattgtatgtttattgttctcttctctaattgttgttgttgttactactaTGATCTAAATTACTCATATTATGTGAATCACAAACctgcatgtataaaatttagGGTTTGAAAAGGGAGTCCTAAGGTTATATATGAGTAATCTTGGTATACAATACTAGAAAGTAATAAAGTGCATTATGCgttaattgaagagaacaagaaattacatgttttcatattgaaagtctagaagtttagagatcattgAGTATTCTGACTTCGATTtttttggaatatcttaatagTAATCACTCCACATAAGGATCCATATTTAACCGTGTTGGTAGAGTTAATATTTTGCTATGAGACATCATACTAAAATTTATGATTActaaattattgtaactagCGTGCCTGTTGTCACCAACATTAAGTAGACATCGGGTGTTTATTGGGACAATATCTCAGCGGTAttattaaggattcaaccaagtaaaagtttgttgacataaagtatttgatggttaaataaataattcagaAAATACAGATTTGTATAGAACATATAGAGACTCATTCCATGCTAGCAGATCCACTTACTAAAGGTATGACACTtaaagtttttcatgagcaTACTGCTCATATAGGTGTAATCCCTGATAGTACCTTAGTTTATTGGGAGTCTTACTTATGTTCTATATCATatagtttacaaatatttttttgtttggattttctgcaaaaataaagttgaagtttatcatttcattatcagcttgttttgtttgtaatatttatgttgtgttcGGATagatctctataaagaataaagtttggaccaGTTGGAAATAGGCATGACTAAGAGCACATTGCATGTAATTTCCATGCTACTTATTCATATTGACCTATGTCATTAAGTGTACTGATGTGGTGGTCATTAGGGTCTAGTTACATTTGTTGTAGTGACGAAAACCGCAATGATTCCATTATTGATATATGAGATGGACCAGGTTGTTAAGTTAGAAGTCTAAAGGTAAATAACATACAAATATGTGCTTAAGgatttttgatataattgttacaatatgtagcccaagtgggagattgttggaattttctattccaatacTTAATGCGgactaatattataatataattatattagctatttatcattagtaggttttattttatgtgatcaaattaagtgagttCGTTAGACAACTAAATTAGAGGATATGGACTTAAATGAGCAAATGTCAGTGTTgacccattaggggataatgagaaCCCTATTAGATTAATACGCTATCAAAAGACTATGATCCCCAATATACTGAGCCATCACATATAGTTTCTTttctccccatctgaagagtTATGAAGGTCTTATCAAGGAATAAAGAAATTCCGGTTGAGGAAGAACCATGAAGCCACCGATTACGCTGTAGCCGGTTATCCGTTCCGTAACAGATCTTAAGAAGAGTACATAGATCAGAAATCACCTACGGATTCAGATTTTGCTAtgtttgtttgatcaatcattatggatctaggtattcctaaaactcttcttgataatctaatGTAATGTGGTATGGtggttatattaatattttataaggatcctcTAAAATTCCAATAGTAACAAGTTAACACAACTTAATTTTCTTGTTTGACCAGGAATCACCGACATAGAGATCCACTTCATCCATGTGAAATTCTATTCAATCAAGGTTTATTTGGAGTCTGAAGTAGTAGGCCACTTGGAGCAGTTCAAAGGAAAATCTACAAAGGAGCTGGAAGATAATGATGAGTTCTTCAATGCTCTCATTTCTGGTAAGTTGTGATCCATAGTAGCCCTAAATACTACATGGGAAGTTCCTTTGCCAATTTGGCAATATTATACAAGCATACCTTTGACCAATAAGCAGGATCCTTAGTGTCCTTGTAAAAGCAGTGAACACAAAATGGCTTTCAGGATCTCATCGGTTGGCTTTATAGTAAGAGGGAAATGGGAGAACAGTATGAGAAGACATACAACTTGGGCTCTGCCTCAGCTCCTTCTTTGGGAAATCCTTGGACTGACGTTGAGATTATGAATTCAATTTCTCTACTTTGGCAAGATTGGATTTGGATTGGAGATCCTTGAAACACaatgatatatcatatatttccATGATggatgttttcttttttgttttccactCAAAAGCAAAACTTTTAATTTGGATATTTTAAGCTAccacttaaaagttaaaactagaAAAAACCATAAAGTAGAACAAATTTCACCTTGGATTCGACTTGCCAAAGACAATGGTAAACGTCCTCCACCATGTCCAATGCATAAAatgtgcatatttttctttccttgtaGTGCACTGATGATATCAAAACTACATGAGGATATAGTAATCAAACCAGTTGATACCATACTATTCACATATGCAAGATGacattaaacaaataatatatatacttagGATTTAATTGAACATGAACTGAAAACAAACTCTAAGGGTAGATATgctaaaaaaattggaaatcaAGAAtcataacttaaaaaatacccttataaattttttaataaattctatgACTATGATcatgaccaaaataaaaatatcaaaaagagaaaccttaaaaagagaaattattaattatgttaatgATGTGAAGCACTTCAAGTGTGGGATTGTGTTTCATTCAGGTAATGATAAATTTGTGCTACCTGtggtgaaaaaattataaatgaactACCTGAATTATCTTGCATTGGTGCACTCCTGCAATTACAAAAACATATAAGAAAATAGGCTGAAAGTGAAAATTAGATTATCTTTATGATAATTAGGAATTGAACTGCATGCTTCGCAACACTAATTGATGTGAACATATAAATTACCAGATCATTTACCTTCATAAATAATCAAATGGCTATTAACAACCAGATCACAAGAAGTCTACCAGATgtgaacatataaattattgttgtgTGCTAGAaggaaaaaaggtaaaagattgATTTTGGCATGCTACTTGTTGGACAGTGTGGATCAATAGAAATCATAGTGTTTAATTAGAAGCATATAgatgattatataatttataagctatatccaaattttataatttataaaaaataatttttaacaattatGTGTCATAAAAATTAGTCGTAATTATGATATTCTAAGACTATCAAATAATTCCTCCCAAACCAGAGAAttataattacttaattattagAATTTGAACTTAAGACATAACTCAACCTTTTAAAATTAAGCTTGAGCCTAAGATTTGGACAGATTAATTACATTTTGTTCCTGTACAAACAAGTCAATTGATCATGCAagaccaacaaaaaggaaaataaatgtttaattcataaaaagaaaatcaacatgAACTTCATATTGAACAATACCAGGCCTTCTATAATTCTGCCAGCCCTATCATATTCTACTTGTCTCTCTGTTTGTCCCAAAAGAAGCTCCTTTGGAAGCTCTTCTTGGGATGCAGCATTTCCATACTTCTCCACTATGGCATTTTTTGTTTGTGACTTCAGCTTCTcttttattatcttaaaattcttATACAACAATTCAGCTTGGGAAGGTGCAGCTTGCATGTGGATATCCTGGCCTTTCTCAAATGCTTCCCAAGCATGAGTGTTAAGTTGCTTGAACTCCAAAGCCTGTCCACTCATTCTATATTGGTTATCTCCCTGTCAAAAAGAGTAAACGAACTATATTAAACAAAGAACTTTCAAAGTTATATGTatttataaaccaaataaaatctCCCAACTCCCATGATACTCACTCCATAAAATTTCTCACTAGGATTAGCATCAAGAAGGGGATCCTCTCGCATAAAATTCTTTGAGACATTGATACTACTCTGCTAAGTATAACAAACAAATAGGAAGACAAATAGAAACACAGTAAGGAAACACACCTTACAGTTCCTGTACTTCCACCACTTGTAGTTGTAACACGCTTCTCAACTTTGGCAAACTCAATATAGCTCCCAaatcttactttttttatacACCACTTGTAACTAACTATCGATATGAACATTCTGGCGAAAAAttaattccaaaaaaataataaacaaacacCTTAAGCAAACGATTGTGCCAAAAGTCTAGGGAACTTTAGAGATATGGGTGAAAAATCCATATTAAACCAAAACGTGCAGTACTCATGCTGTAACTAAGCAGTTATTCAATTTAAATCTTTAGATGGACCAGATTATAGTTAAATCAGTACCTTTCCTCTCCTTCCCTCATAGACATTTGTGTCCAGTTTGGAGTGGTGGGACTTTGCAGTTATCTCAAAGCCTGAATTTGGGTTGAGGATGATAATATCTGCATCAGATCCTGGACTTTGCAGAATGAGTGTCTCATTGATAGACTTCACACTAAATTAAAGGTATAAATGAAATTAGCAATTAATCAATCTAAAAATgggtctattttttttataattaggacaaaaaaaatgcattcatttgtttattataaaatggaTTGGAGGTAGCAACATGCATAAGTATATTACTTCTTCAGTTGTCTCAAACCAGCAGCACTAcgccattttagtttttttttatattttattttcaccatTTTGATCACAAAACACAAGCCACTCAAAACCAAAACCAGATGATACCATTTCTGTCATAAGCTCAAAAGGCAATTTGTCAATATAAGTTAGATAACtataaaaatagtatataaataatataattagcaatattaaattaaaagagataGGGTAGGGTAAGAAAAAGAGGAATACAAGgtatttgaaagttgaaacacaaAATAAACTAACTCGAAATTTATTTAGCAATTAAAATAATACTGAGCGGCATCAAGTGTCAGCatcttctccaacaattccaGAGCATAACGATCAAAAGTATAATTCAGTCACAGGGAGAAAATCTATTCAGATTGAACAGGCACAAATATTAAATGTGTATGCAACATATAATTAttgtcttattttaaatttttgacgATGAGGGTGGGTAAAAAGCATGTAGAATTTATACTCATACTCCAACACTTACTGTCTGAAAACTTCCCGGAGACGTCTTTTCATTGGTCTTGTTGGCTTAAATTGATTATACCAAGGAGTCTTAGAAACACCAGGCCAGTTCACCTCAGCTGGTGCTCTACACAGctcaaaaaatgttatttaattattctggCATCAATAATTACAAAGATAACATGCATTACCTTCacctatattaaaatatataaagaaagtgtgttaaaaatatatagagagagtGTAATGAATTGATTCATCACTCTTAAATATTCTGTTGGGTTTCTATTCTAGTTTCTAGCTGGAAAAAGTTGCACGAGGAAAAGGTTGAGGGTTGGTTAAGTTTGGCATCATAGTTTTGTGGCTAACACTTGGTAGAATGAGTTTGTGACACATGGATGTAAAGACAACTCATCAATTTGAaggaatatttttattcatatgaGAAAAAATACAGATTGGCACGTGTTAGATACTTGCTGTGTAGGTTCTGGTCAGAAGAAACATAAGCTTTTCAAATGAGAaaagttacaaaaaaataacaagaacaGAGGCTTTTCACTTACTAAATTTGTAACATTATCTCACTATAATCGAGAAAAAAAGATTGTAAAAATAGAAATGGCAACATACAGCTACTGTAACTTCAGATTTTGATAAACTGAAATGCACAATTAAATGTTTGAAAATGAAGCGAAGACACACAAAGGCTATCACAGATGAAGTATCAAACCAGGAGCATTAACTTATGAGTTATGcttccaatatatatatatatatatatatatatatatatatatatatatatatatcatgaaaCATTCAACAAGGTCAAAGACATACCCTTTCTCTCTCATTGTCCATTCGTATTTTCTTCAGAGCAACAATTTCTCGAGTTTTAATCTGACTGCAAGCATAAACGTTTAAAAGTATTACTTCCCTTCAGGAAATATCAGCAATGAGGTAGAAATAATTAGTGAAACATAAAATAGCCAAAGCATTCCAATATATTgaagccaatttttttttttttttaaaataccttCCGATGGTTGGCTTGTGGTCAATAAGTAAATTCTGTAGTCAACAAATTGATCACAGCCGTTATTTTATCATGATCCCCAGCAGTAGCTAGCTGCTTCACTATCCCCTCAATCTACATACACCAATAATCAAAGaccaaaaaccctaaaacccaAAATTGAGTGAAttgcaaaaacaaaatgaaaaagggCAGAGGACAAACATCAAGAGCAGCATTTTTATGCTTCTCATAGAGCTTGTCAGCAAGGTTGCGAAGCATGGCTGCCGAAATCAACAAGAGCATCGGCCATGGCAACACCCAACAAGCTGGAAACTTTTTGATTGTCGAAAAGAAATTAACTTTAGGAATCAAATTCATTTTCGGATCTTTTCCTGGtcgaaaaaaaacattttggtgTTTTCTTCTTACAGGTTTTTTCCCACTCTTATTTTCAGATCTCCTTTCCTTCTTCTCATCACTCCCAGAAAATCATTTGAAACCTGTCACAATAACCAAAACGAAACACATAAgcgaacagaaaaaaaaattgaaaccctatgagagagaaagtgtgtgtgagaaagaaatgaaagttaCAGGATCTTGGAAGATCTCGCGGCATAGTGCAAGCTTAGCACGAGCACGTCATCTCGATAGATCTGGTCTTGGAGGCGTTGACGGCAAGGTGGCCTTGGTCCCTCTCGCGACAGCTTGGGAACCCTAGAGGGGGAGTGAGAGTGAGGAGAGTAAGAATAGAAAGCGCTAGAGAATAGTGGGAGctagatattaaaaaaagagaaatattaaaaaccgtcttaaaatgaaagccttctaagacagttttcatAAAACCGTCTTCGTCGAAAAATCCCTATTTACGAAATTGCCACCGCCTTAtatactaagacggtttttgaTGAACCGTTGTCGTTTCGCTGTCATAGAAAAtactttttctagtagtgagtaCTCCATTATTtggtttccattttttttcacatggataaaattgaaattcctCAATACTTCATATGCCCAATATCCCTCCAAATCATGAAGGACCCCGTCACGACCATAACAGGCATGACATATGATCGAGAAAGCACAGAGCAATGGCTATTCATCAACAAGAACACCACATGCCCCGTGTCCAACCAAGCCCTCCCTAGAGACTTTGACCTAACCCCTAACCACATCCATTGACGATTGATCCAAGCTTGGTGCACCCAAAATGCTTCATTTGGCATCATTCGGATTCCAACCCCACAACCTCCACTGGACAAATTCCAAGTCCTTAAATCCTCAAAGACCTTAATGACCCTAAAAGCCTCTTGCAATTGGAGCTTCTTGTCGCGGAAAGTGAGAAGAACAAAAAGTGCTTGCTAGAGGCCGGGGTGCCAAGGGCCATGATCATGTTTGTTGTGAATTGTTATGAAAAGGGTCAAATCCAAAAGGGTATCGAAGAAGCTCTTAGCATATTGCAATTTGCCAAGATCCCCAGGGAGGAAGTGAGTCTCACACaaccaaaaaatcaaataattagtgACTAAATTTTGTGTTggaaatttctttttctaacttATCACAAATGATGAACCACAGTTTTAAATTATGGTCATAgatgattttgttgtgttgcTTAATATCGCAAGTTATTGCTAATAAATGCAGTTGATGCAATTGAAATTGCGATCGTGATGTAGGCATGAAAACTCTAAAAACATGATATTATGTGTTTAAAACCTTATACCTAGGGTCTAGACAAGTTTACTcttggttttttatttgaaattacatATGACTTCCTCTTGCAATTTTATTGTGTTGCTTGATATTGTGAAAAATTACAGACAAATACAGTTGATGTGATTATTATTGTAGTGACAAATACCATAGTAGTCCTTAATTAGTTGTTTATAAGCTTGTACCTAGGTCATAAAAAGTTTAgtcgtgattttttttttaaaaattacatataaactattcatggttaattttttttttttgtttttcttgcagTGTGCACTACTCCTAAAGGACAATGACCAAATACTAGATTCTCTAACATGGCTTCTAACCCTTGATGAAATGGAAAACTCCATGGTCATAAAATCACATGCGGTTCAAGtgctaaaaaataatcatcaacaagGATGACACATGTAGTGATAGCGTAAACTAAGCTAAAGGACACTAACAATTATAAGATAAGTAATTTATCTTCCTTTATTCATTATCAAAGCTACATTTATAGATGATTGTATTCGATAGTAACTACCCATCAATGGTCAGTTAGTGCTGAAATGGAATTATCTAATTTTTGGTAATAATCTCTAGGTGGTTGTAACAAACTCCTACAAACTACAGGCAAAGTGGAGTGGCTAACAACACTACAAGGCCTATGCATCACACGAAGTCAGTAAGGTAAGTTGGCCTATTGCTTATCTTTTTGGGTCTGTTACTCCCAGTATCCTTGTTATTGCTATCAACACCCCCTTCACGAAAAATGTCCTTGTCCTCAAGGGCATATGCTTTCTGTAGTTCCTCTAAGTTTCCTAAGTAGATTCTTCGGGGGATAATCCCTCCCACTGGACCAACACCAATCTTGAGGGAGGAGATGTATCGGTGTTCCACTTCTAGTCCAACACGGTCAGGGGTTGGACAACATGTGTTTTGTCCTTGACGGTATTAAGCAAGAAACTCGAGTTGGTTGGTGTAGGACCATGGTGAGGCTTCAACAGGGACATGTGAAACATGGGGAGAATCTTGGATGATTCAGGTAATTTCAAACAATAAGCCATGACACCAATTTGCTCTATAACCTGAAAAGAACCAAAATAGCGCTTTGACAACTTGTTGTAAGTGGATGCAAGTGAAGTTTGGCGGTATAGCCAGAGCCTAACATAAACCCAGTCGCCAATAGAGTAAGAAATGTCACGATGATCAGAGACCAAGCTCTGGGGAAAACCATGGAGTTTACATACCATATCGAAGAAGAGCAGGGAGACTGAGTAGGCAGTGTGGCAAGGAGGTAGGGCACCGAAATGGGTTCCTTTTGAGAAACGATCAACAACCACTAAGATAGTAGAATAGCCCTGAGATTTGGGAAGACAAGTAATAAAATCCAGTGAGAGGTCCTCCCATGGTGTTGTTGGGATGGGTAAAGTCTGAAGGAGACCCGTCAACTTTTTCGTCTCGTATTTGGTCTGTTGACAGGTGGGACATTTGGAAATAAAATCGCG includes these proteins:
- the LOC102664726 gene encoding uncharacterized protein, which encodes MREKGAPAEVNWPGVSKTPWYNQFKPTRPMKRRLREVFRHVKSINETLILQSPGSDADIIILNPNSGFEITAKSHHSKLDTNVYEGRRGKGDNQYRMSGQALEFKQLNTHAWEAFEKGQDIHMQAAPSQAELLYKNFKIIKEKLKSQTKNAIVEKYGNAASQEELPKELLLGQTERQVEYDRAGRIIEGLVLFNMKFMLIFFL